In Nocardia yunnanensis, one DNA window encodes the following:
- a CDS encoding amidohydrolase family protein: protein MVRTQPGSVVIGGVTAYSATPEGPRWLPEQDVVVADGVITALGPGAGAGLDLPYTDGDGGHLLPGFVNTHTHLQQSVLRGAGEGLPLLEWLRCVGEFTVAATPEQTYTAALAGGLELLRSGVTTVVEHMWPNPSETVHDAALRALGEVGIRVVFGRGLADRSDPTRKWGMDPRLVQPLPEVFAHVADLDARLANSRITTALAVPNPRCLTPDGMAAVSEYAARYDKTISIHLLETSTDEDMCRLHAARSAVDYLDAGGLLGPRTLAVHCCALDAAGRETLAARGVSVSYNPLSNMRLGSGVAPIPAMLAAGVRVGLGVDGAASNDTQDMLLALRMGAYLQRAHHERADLLPFDDMLRLATRGAAPALGLPDGPTGVAVGDRADLTLVRFDRDFACLPVRDPGASLLTTGSPRIVDTVWVDGEAVIRDGHSARTDEADLVKRLNGMR, encoded by the coding sequence ATGGTGCGCACTCAGCCCGGTTCCGTCGTCATCGGCGGGGTCACCGCCTACTCCGCCACCCCCGAAGGCCCCCGCTGGCTGCCGGAGCAGGACGTGGTCGTCGCCGACGGCGTGATCACCGCCCTCGGGCCCGGCGCGGGCGCCGGACTCGACCTGCCCTACACCGACGGCGACGGCGGCCATCTGCTGCCTGGCTTCGTCAACACCCACACCCACCTGCAACAGTCCGTCCTGCGGGGCGCGGGGGAGGGGCTGCCGCTGCTCGAATGGCTGCGGTGCGTCGGCGAATTCACCGTGGCGGCCACCCCCGAACAGACGTACACGGCCGCGCTGGCCGGTGGGCTGGAACTGCTGCGCAGCGGTGTCACCACCGTCGTGGAACACATGTGGCCCAACCCGTCGGAGACCGTGCACGACGCGGCGCTGCGCGCGCTGGGCGAGGTGGGGATTCGGGTGGTGTTCGGGCGCGGACTCGCCGACCGGTCCGACCCCACCCGCAAGTGGGGGATGGATCCCCGTCTGGTGCAACCGCTTCCGGAGGTCTTCGCCCATGTGGCGGATCTCGATGCGCGCCTGGCGAATTCCCGCATCACCACCGCGCTGGCCGTGCCCAACCCGCGCTGCCTCACCCCGGACGGCATGGCCGCCGTCTCGGAGTATGCCGCGCGGTACGACAAGACCATCTCGATCCATCTGCTGGAGACCAGCACCGACGAGGACATGTGCCGATTGCATGCAGCCCGCTCGGCGGTCGACTACCTCGACGCGGGCGGACTCCTCGGCCCGCGCACCCTCGCCGTGCACTGCTGCGCACTCGACGCGGCCGGGCGCGAAACCCTGGCCGCGCGTGGGGTTTCCGTGTCCTACAACCCGCTGAGCAATATGCGCCTCGGCAGCGGCGTGGCGCCGATACCGGCCATGCTGGCCGCCGGCGTGCGCGTGGGGCTGGGCGTCGACGGCGCGGCCAGCAACGACACCCAGGACATGCTGCTGGCCCTGCGCATGGGTGCCTACCTGCAGCGCGCCCACCACGAACGCGCCGACCTGCTGCCCTTCGACGACATGCTGCGGCTGGCCACCCGCGGCGCGGCCCCCGCCCTCGGCCTGCCCGACGGCCCCACCGGCGTGGCCGTCGGCGACCGCGCCGACCTCACCCTGGTCCGCTTCGACCGCGACTTCGCCTGCCTGCCCGTCCGCGACCCCGGCGCGAGCCTGTTGACCACCGGCTCGCCGCGCATCGTCGACACGGTCTGGGTCGACGGCGAGGCGGTGATCCGCGACGGGCACAGCGCCCGGACCGACGAGGCCGACCTGGTTAAACGGCTGAATGGCATGCGGTAA
- a CDS encoding nitrate ABC transporter substrate-binding protein — translation MPKTCRRLGAAILATLSVIAVAACSDGSGDTPAVALPAAPPEQQLAGVCPATVAVQLQWEPETDSGPIFGLLGPGYRVDADNSKVTGPLVVDGKDTGVKLEIRAGGPAIGFQTVPSQMYVDPSITLGLTHSEQAIAAAGKQPVVAVTTLLRYSPQMLMWDPATHPDWKGIADIGKSGAPVVVSQGQLYPDWLVDRGLLNAKQIDTSYDNAPSRFVADPSFAQQGFANSEPFVYEHEVRAWHKPVAYQLLRDVGYEGYARTVTVRADKLNELRPCLQRLVPMIQRATAQFKADPKHVNDVVVDVVAKSPKFTPYSAELAAYGSRVLIDNGLFGPENDGVTGSFDLARVQRVIDAFTPILRRGGAAVPAGLTAKDLATTEFIDKEIQ, via the coding sequence ATGCCCAAAACCTGTCGGCGGCTCGGTGCCGCCATCCTCGCGACCCTGTCGGTGATCGCCGTCGCGGCCTGCTCCGACGGCAGCGGCGACACACCCGCCGTGGCCCTGCCCGCCGCGCCGCCCGAACAACAGCTCGCCGGCGTCTGCCCCGCCACCGTCGCCGTGCAACTGCAATGGGAACCCGAGACCGACTCCGGCCCGATCTTCGGCCTGCTCGGTCCCGGCTACCGCGTCGACGCCGACAACAGCAAGGTCACCGGGCCGCTGGTGGTGGACGGCAAGGACACCGGCGTCAAGCTCGAGATCCGCGCCGGCGGCCCCGCCATCGGGTTCCAGACCGTGCCCTCGCAGATGTACGTCGATCCCTCGATCACCCTGGGTCTCACCCACTCCGAGCAGGCCATCGCCGCGGCGGGCAAACAACCGGTCGTCGCCGTCACCACGCTGCTGCGCTACAGCCCGCAGATGCTCATGTGGGATCCCGCCACCCATCCGGACTGGAAGGGCATCGCCGACATCGGGAAATCCGGTGCGCCCGTGGTGGTCTCACAGGGCCAGCTGTATCCGGACTGGCTGGTGGACCGGGGACTGCTGAACGCCAAGCAGATCGACACCTCCTACGACAACGCGCCGTCCCGCTTCGTCGCCGACCCCTCCTTCGCCCAGCAGGGTTTCGCGAATTCCGAACCCTTCGTCTACGAGCACGAGGTGCGCGCCTGGCACAAGCCGGTCGCCTACCAGTTGCTGCGCGATGTCGGCTACGAGGGCTACGCCCGCACCGTCACCGTCCGCGCCGACAAGCTGAACGAACTGCGGCCCTGCCTGCAACGGCTGGTGCCGATGATCCAAAGGGCCACCGCGCAATTCAAGGCCGACCCCAAGCACGTGAACGACGTCGTGGTGGACGTCGTCGCCAAGAGCCCCAAGTTCACGCCCTACAGCGCCGAGCTGGCCGCCTACGGCTCCCGCGTCCTCATCGACAACGGCCTCTTCGGACCCGAGAACGACGGTGTCACAGGCAGTTTCGACCTCGCCCGGGTGCAACGCGTCATCGACGCCTTCACCCCGATCCTGCGCCGCGGCGGCGCCGCCGTTCCGGCCGGACTCACCGCCAAGGACCTGGCCACCACCGAATTCATCGACAAGGAAATCCAATGA
- a CDS encoding winged helix DNA-binding domain-containing protein, which translates to MKLSTRVLNRTLLARQHLLERTDLGIHDLCDHLIGLQAQDMLPPFVALWSRTVDFDPASVSKALDDRSLVRITLMRGTIHLVTPPDAVRIAPHIQPELEKIPFRKGFNFGALVGLDPEEVRAQGESVLGDEPMPAATLREHAAARYPDRDPGAVVQAWLYQLPVLQTPPRGRWGDSSRPIWSRVEPWLGKPLDPGYPLAELLLRYLRAFGPATTMDMQTWSKLTGMKAAVAQLGDRVRTYTDERGRTLYDAADATLADPDLPAPVRLLGWYDNAILSHQDRSRIVPDGNAPPLRAFANQVSPILVDGYLTGVYKVFTKGATAALRISPHAAWTRAERAAVEAEAVALLDFLEPDRTRTVDILEPGADLRP; encoded by the coding sequence GTGAAGCTGTCCACCCGGGTCCTGAACCGGACCCTGCTCGCCCGCCAGCATCTGCTCGAGCGCACCGACCTCGGAATCCACGACCTGTGCGATCACCTGATCGGGTTGCAGGCGCAGGACATGCTGCCGCCGTTCGTCGCCCTGTGGAGTCGCACGGTCGATTTCGATCCCGCCTCGGTGTCGAAGGCGCTCGACGATCGCTCCCTGGTGCGAATCACGTTGATGCGCGGCACCATTCACCTGGTCACCCCGCCGGATGCGGTGCGCATCGCCCCGCACATCCAGCCGGAACTGGAGAAGATCCCGTTCCGCAAGGGCTTCAATTTCGGCGCGTTGGTCGGCCTGGACCCGGAAGAGGTTCGCGCACAGGGTGAATCGGTGCTGGGCGACGAGCCGATGCCCGCCGCGACCCTGCGCGAGCACGCCGCCGCGCGCTACCCGGACCGTGATCCGGGCGCGGTCGTGCAGGCGTGGCTGTATCAACTTCCGGTGTTGCAGACGCCGCCGCGCGGCCGCTGGGGCGACAGCAGCCGCCCGATCTGGTCTCGCGTCGAACCCTGGCTGGGCAAGCCGCTGGACCCCGGCTATCCGCTGGCGGAACTGCTCCTGCGTTACCTGCGCGCCTTCGGTCCGGCCACCACCATGGACATGCAGACCTGGTCCAAACTCACCGGAATGAAGGCCGCCGTCGCGCAACTGGGCGACCGCGTCCGCACCTACACCGACGAGCGCGGCCGCACCCTCTACGACGCCGCCGACGCCACCCTCGCCGACCCGGACCTGCCCGCCCCCGTCCGCCTGCTCGGCTGGTACGACAATGCGATTCTGTCCCACCAGGATCGGAGCCGGATCGTCCCCGACGGCAACGCGCCACCGTTGCGCGCCTTCGCCAATCAGGTCTCCCCGATACTGGTGGACGGCTACCTGACCGGCGTCTACAAGGTCTTCACCAAGGGCGCCACGGCCGCCCTGCGCATCAGCCCGCACGCCGCCTGGACCCGCGCCGAACGGGCCGCCGTCGAAGCCGAAGCCGTTGCCCTGCTGGACTTCCTGGAACCCGACCGCACCCGGACCGTCGACATCCTCGAACCGGGAGCCGACCTGCGGCCCTGA
- a CDS encoding ABC transporter permease: MVRMLRTVLVPLVSAGLALGAWYLVSLVLLSPERRFLLPPPHRVFTESLSDPVKLETMLRALGVTARIAVTGLAVAAVLGVAVGVLMSQAKVVERVVYPYAVVLQAIPVLAVVPLIGLWFGYGPTARTIVCVLIAVHPIIAMTLFGIQSVDANLRELFALGRANRLRRLVSLELPAALPSIMASLRTAAGLSVTGAVIGDMFFAKGQPGIGTLLDTYRARLQSEDLLAALVLAALFGVAVFALFTAAQRLTVGRWHASGR, from the coding sequence ATGGTGCGCATGCTGCGCACAGTGCTGGTGCCGCTGGTCTCCGCCGGACTCGCCCTCGGCGCCTGGTATCTGGTGTCGCTGGTGCTGCTGTCGCCGGAGCGGCGGTTCCTGTTGCCGCCGCCGCATCGGGTGTTCACCGAATCACTCTCGGATCCAGTGAAATTGGAGACGATGCTGCGGGCGCTCGGGGTGACCGCGCGGATCGCCGTGACCGGGCTGGCGGTGGCGGCGGTGCTCGGTGTCGCGGTCGGGGTGCTGATGAGTCAGGCCAAGGTGGTCGAGCGCGTGGTGTATCCGTATGCCGTGGTGTTGCAGGCGATTCCGGTGCTGGCCGTGGTGCCGTTGATCGGGCTGTGGTTCGGGTACGGGCCGACGGCGCGGACCATCGTGTGCGTGCTCATCGCGGTGCATCCGATCATCGCCATGACCCTGTTCGGGATTCAGTCGGTGGACGCCAATCTGCGCGAACTGTTCGCGCTCGGTCGCGCGAATCGGCTGCGCCGCTTGGTCTCCCTGGAATTGCCCGCCGCGCTGCCGTCCATCATGGCGAGCCTGCGCACCGCCGCCGGGCTGTCGGTGACGGGCGCGGTCATCGGCGACATGTTCTTCGCCAAGGGACAACCCGGCATCGGCACCCTGCTCGACACCTATCGCGCCCGGCTGCAATCGGAGGATCTGCTGGCCGCGCTCGTGCTGGCCGCGCTGTTCGGCGTCGCCGTCTTCGCCCTGTTCACCGCCGCGCAGCGGCTCACCGTCGGCCGCTGGCACGCCTCCGGCCGGTAA
- a CDS encoding isopenicillin N synthase family dioxygenase: protein MTTDYDLSEVAREQRMGGLGSETDTRDIRVIDLTDFEDRRAEITDQLWTAATEIGFFQLSGHGIPQQQIDDVFARTAAFFALPEPVKAQYPLVKANNAGWESLSQVRPSIGVPDQKESYQITRPHMAGLWPAADELPGFASAVLDFEHRCWTVAMRVLSCFADRLGLPREHFTAAHDPASPEYQSTLRLLHYFAVPAELRDVPGRWRAGAHTDFDCLTLLFQRDGQGGLQVCPGKEMQDQRWTSITPSSALITCNIGDMLTRWSDDLLPSNFHRVRGPGPDEYQGDRYSIAYFAQADRDAVIQGPRGVYPPVTAADFLTQRVRANYRPQR from the coding sequence ATGACGACCGACTACGATCTGTCCGAAGTCGCACGCGAACAGCGCATGGGCGGTCTCGGCTCCGAGACCGACACCCGCGACATCCGCGTCATCGACCTCACCGACTTCGAGGATCGCCGCGCCGAGATCACCGACCAGCTCTGGACCGCCGCCACCGAGATCGGCTTCTTCCAGCTCTCCGGCCACGGCATCCCGCAGCAGCAGATCGACGACGTATTCGCCCGCACCGCGGCCTTTTTCGCGCTACCCGAGCCGGTGAAGGCGCAATACCCACTGGTCAAAGCGAACAACGCGGGCTGGGAGAGCCTCAGCCAGGTCCGGCCGTCCATCGGCGTCCCCGACCAGAAGGAGTCCTACCAGATCACCCGGCCGCACATGGCCGGACTGTGGCCCGCCGCCGACGAACTCCCCGGATTCGCCTCCGCCGTCCTGGATTTCGAGCACCGCTGCTGGACGGTCGCCATGCGGGTGCTGTCCTGCTTCGCCGACCGGCTCGGCCTCCCGCGCGAGCATTTCACCGCTGCCCACGACCCGGCCTCCCCCGAATATCAGTCCACCCTGCGGCTGCTGCACTACTTCGCCGTCCCCGCCGAACTGCGCGACGTCCCAGGCCGCTGGCGCGCCGGCGCGCACACCGACTTCGACTGCCTCACCCTGCTGTTCCAGCGCGACGGCCAAGGCGGCCTGCAGGTCTGCCCCGGCAAGGAGATGCAAGATCAGCGCTGGACCTCCATCACCCCGTCGTCCGCGCTGATCACGTGCAATATCGGCGACATGCTCACCCGCTGGAGCGACGATCTGCTGCCGTCCAACTTCCATCGCGTGCGCGGTCCCGGCCCCGACGAATACCAGGGCGACCGCTACAGCATCGCCTACTTCGCCCAGGCCGACCGCGACGCCGTCATCCAGGGCCCGCGCGGCGTCTACCCGCCCGTCACCGCCGCCGACTTCCTCACCCAGCGGGTGCGGGCCAACTACCGGCCGCAGCGGTAA
- a CDS encoding ABC transporter ATP-binding protein, translating to MSFADVGKRFGGNGSGGVVALDGIELHVHRGEFVAVVGPSGCGKSTLLRLAAGLERPTSGSVAVHTDSVGFIFQDATLLPWRKVLRNVELCAELRGTGRAERRTRATRALDAVGLADFAGKLPGQLSGGMRMRVSLARALALEPELMLLDEPFGALDEITRLGMQEELLRLYRDNAFTALFITHSVSEAVFLASRVVVMSARPGRIHEVIDIDLPYPRTRDLRYDPAFTDLAARVSASLKEAS from the coding sequence ATCTCGTTCGCGGACGTCGGAAAACGATTCGGCGGGAACGGGTCCGGAGGCGTCGTCGCCCTGGACGGCATCGAGTTGCATGTGCACCGTGGCGAATTCGTCGCCGTGGTAGGGCCGTCCGGCTGCGGCAAGTCCACGTTGCTGCGGCTGGCGGCGGGGCTGGAGCGGCCGACCTCGGGAAGCGTTGCGGTGCACACCGATTCGGTCGGCTTCATCTTCCAGGACGCCACCCTGCTGCCCTGGCGCAAGGTGCTGCGCAATGTGGAACTGTGCGCCGAACTGCGCGGGACCGGCCGCGCCGAACGCCGGACCCGCGCCACCCGCGCCCTGGACGCCGTCGGCTTGGCCGATTTCGCGGGCAAACTCCCCGGCCAGCTCTCCGGCGGTATGCGCATGCGGGTCTCGCTGGCCCGCGCGCTGGCCCTCGAACCCGAACTCATGCTGCTCGACGAACCCTTCGGCGCACTCGACGAGATCACCCGGCTGGGCATGCAGGAGGAGTTGCTGCGCCTGTACCGCGACAACGCCTTCACCGCCCTGTTCATCACCCACTCGGTCTCCGAGGCCGTCTTCCTCGCCTCCCGCGTGGTGGTCATGTCCGCCCGCCCCGGCCGCATCCACGAGGTCATCGACATCGACCTGCCCTACCCCCGCACCCGCGACCTCCGCTACGACCCCGCCTTCACCGACCTCGCGGCGCGCGTCTCCGCATCCCTGAAAGAAGCCTCCTGA
- a CDS encoding Lrp/AsnC family transcriptional regulator, which yields MSRTPARLDELDLAILTAMHEYQKAGILELSRRTRVARATVQSRIARMEEAGVISSYDPQIDVTAAGFDVQAFVTLEIAQGALEAVGADLEAIPGVLEAYATTGSGDVLCRIGADSHAGLQSVLLSIDRTHSVVRSHSVVVLSTVVAQRTLPLLRTLTPAGSSKAPAYRAAHS from the coding sequence ATGTCCCGCACGCCCGCCCGCCTGGATGAGCTGGATCTGGCCATCCTCACCGCCATGCACGAGTACCAGAAGGCGGGCATTCTCGAGCTGTCCCGTCGCACCAGGGTCGCGCGCGCGACCGTGCAGTCACGGATCGCGCGCATGGAGGAGGCGGGGGTGATCTCCTCCTATGATCCCCAGATCGATGTCACCGCAGCGGGTTTCGATGTGCAGGCGTTCGTGACGCTGGAGATCGCGCAGGGTGCGCTGGAGGCGGTGGGCGCGGATCTGGAGGCGATTCCGGGCGTGCTGGAGGCGTACGCGACCACCGGTTCGGGTGACGTGCTGTGCCGGATCGGCGCGGATTCGCATGCCGGACTGCAGTCGGTGCTGCTGAGCATCGATCGCACCCATTCGGTGGTGCGCTCGCACAGCGTGGTGGTGCTGTCCACGGTGGTCGCCCAGCGCACGCTGCCGCTGCTGCGCACCCTCACCCCGGCCGGGTCGAGCAAGGCTCCGGCGTACCGGGCAGCGCATTCCTGA
- a CDS encoding NADPH:quinone oxidoreductase family protein has translation MRAAVVSKLEGPEAIEVLDIPEPAGYPGGVVIDVHAAGIAFPDVLMTRGLYQMKPPLPYVVGCEVAGIVREAPEGAHVAAGDRVVALTLLGNAAAEVAVAPVDMVFKLPDNVSLESGAGVLFNDLTVHFCLRNRGRLAEGETVLVHGAAGGIGTSTLRMAQALGAGRVIAVVSTEEKAEVARANGATDVVLTDGWLAAVKELTGNRGVDIVLDPVGGDRFTDSIRSLASAGRLLVVGFTAGDIPTVKVNRLLLKNVEVVGAAWGEWAMSHPGYLREQWEEVAPLLANGKIAPPEPVLYNLEHTAEAVSALDKRTATGKVVVTLR, from the coding sequence ATGCGCGCAGCCGTGGTGAGCAAGCTGGAAGGCCCGGAAGCCATCGAGGTGCTCGACATCCCCGAACCCGCCGGGTATCCGGGCGGCGTCGTGATCGACGTGCACGCCGCTGGTATCGCGTTCCCGGATGTGCTCATGACGCGCGGGCTCTACCAGATGAAGCCGCCGCTGCCGTATGTCGTGGGCTGCGAGGTCGCGGGCATCGTGCGGGAGGCGCCCGAGGGCGCGCACGTGGCGGCGGGCGACCGGGTGGTGGCGCTGACGCTGCTGGGCAATGCGGCCGCCGAGGTCGCGGTCGCGCCGGTCGACATGGTCTTCAAACTGCCCGACAACGTGTCGCTGGAATCCGGTGCGGGCGTGCTGTTCAACGATCTGACCGTGCACTTCTGCCTACGCAACCGCGGTCGCCTCGCCGAGGGGGAGACCGTGCTGGTGCACGGGGCCGCGGGCGGTATCGGCACCTCCACGCTGCGCATGGCGCAGGCGCTGGGCGCGGGCCGGGTGATCGCGGTGGTCAGCACCGAGGAGAAGGCCGAGGTGGCGCGCGCCAACGGGGCAACCGACGTGGTGCTCACCGACGGCTGGCTGGCCGCGGTCAAGGAACTCACCGGCAATCGCGGGGTCGACATCGTGCTCGACCCGGTCGGCGGCGACCGCTTCACCGACAGCATTCGCTCGCTGGCGTCCGCGGGCCGGCTGCTGGTGGTCGGCTTCACCGCCGGCGACATCCCGACCGTGAAGGTGAACCGGCTGCTGCTCAAGAACGTCGAGGTGGTCGGCGCGGCCTGGGGCGAATGGGCCATGAGCCACCCCGGATACCTGCGCGAACAGTGGGAAGAAGTCGCGCCGCTGCTGGCCAACGGCAAGATCGCGCCGCCGGAACCGGTCCTCTACAACCTCGAGCACACCGCCGAGGCCGTCTCCGCCCTCGACAAGCGCACCGCCACCGGCAAGGTCGTCGTCACCCTGCGCTGA
- a CDS encoding GntR family transcriptional regulator — MTEPDGELLGPTVHRQLRHLVLSGELAPGAPLSVLALSARLGVSRSPVREAVQQLISEGLAVTVPHAGARVAVVDDARIREVLAVRAVLDGLAAACAATRLTESDLGKLTALLTTQERHLRDNSDPARDTELDLEFHTFIRDRAGNATLAAELARLEAQAHLYRGDLWAHPRNRSTALREHRRILDALESGHPGDARAAAEAHVCGLITRLDRR; from the coding sequence ATGACCGAACCGGACGGCGAGCTGCTCGGCCCCACCGTGCACCGGCAGCTGCGGCACCTCGTCCTGTCCGGCGAGCTCGCACCGGGCGCGCCGCTGAGCGTGCTGGCCCTCTCCGCCCGGCTCGGCGTCAGCCGCAGCCCGGTCCGGGAAGCCGTGCAGCAGCTCATCTCCGAGGGCCTGGCCGTGACCGTCCCGCACGCGGGCGCGCGCGTCGCCGTCGTGGACGACGCGCGCATTCGCGAGGTGCTCGCCGTCCGCGCCGTCCTCGACGGGCTCGCCGCCGCCTGCGCCGCCACCCGCCTCACCGAATCCGACCTCGGCAAACTCACCGCGCTGCTGACCACTCAGGAACGCCATCTGCGCGACAACTCCGACCCGGCCCGCGACACCGAACTCGACCTGGAATTCCACACCTTCATTCGCGACCGCGCCGGAAACGCCACGCTCGCAGCCGAACTCGCGCGTCTCGAGGCCCAGGCCCACCTCTACCGCGGCGACCTGTGGGCGCATCCGCGCAACCGCAGCACCGCGCTGCGCGAACACCGCCGCATTCTCGACGCCCTCGAATCCGGGCATCCCGGCGACGCCCGCGCCGCCGCCGAAGCCCACGTGTGCGGGCTCATCACCCGGCTCGATCGCCGCTGA
- a CDS encoding serine/threonine-protein kinase, whose product MAAGARAGSRFGQYELRKLLGVGGMGEVYEAYDTVRDRVVAVKLLDVELARQPSYVERFRRESRTAAKLQEPHVIPVHDWGEVDGTLFIDMRLVRGRDLKAYLREEGPLPPERAVAVVEQIASALDAAHESGLVHRDIKPANILLTGELFAYLVDFGIAHTESDAQLTQTGNAIGSFAYMAPERFEHNVSVSPGADIYALACVLYEALTGLPPFLVEGNLATIRAHMLTPPPRPSVRSGVPVGLDQVVAVGMAKEPGRRYASAGQLARAARAALQRAAQEPARTIPPAPPTLPSPAVPPNHSGSRYLDLDHPSGPAQPYGAVPPRGTNPSGPQRLPGPRDVSGSQRIPGPAAQHSGERVTGQPAYTGPGNNDPTVLRQQYFAGQPGYADPAAPREHPSAPLPLPSKPRNNLPLILGALIGVVLVLGAVLAWALLSGPSGGGKDSGPGTTTGTTTGAASAGAATATSAHPYTGAPTTTLAPFTGAVSGTDAQGFTGQLPRCNADDPAMAVGRTDKSRLVVCRTAAGRFYYKGLRISDNAGIQLDDPVPDGTGGYTVTNPTDGTEYRITAYSLVITNGGQVAANESMIEYAHR is encoded by the coding sequence GTGGCCGCAGGGGCGAGGGCCGGATCGCGCTTCGGGCAGTACGAATTGCGCAAGCTGCTCGGAGTCGGCGGCATGGGCGAGGTCTACGAGGCGTACGACACCGTGCGCGACCGGGTGGTCGCGGTGAAACTGCTGGATGTCGAGCTGGCCCGGCAGCCCAGCTATGTCGAACGCTTCCGCCGCGAATCCCGCACCGCCGCCAAACTGCAGGAGCCGCACGTCATTCCGGTGCACGACTGGGGCGAGGTGGACGGGACCCTGTTCATCGACATGCGCCTGGTGCGCGGCCGCGACCTCAAGGCGTATCTGCGTGAGGAGGGTCCGCTGCCGCCCGAGCGGGCCGTCGCGGTGGTGGAGCAGATCGCCTCCGCGCTCGATGCCGCCCATGAGAGCGGGCTGGTGCACCGCGACATCAAGCCCGCCAATATTCTGCTCACCGGCGAATTGTTCGCCTACCTGGTCGATTTCGGCATCGCGCACACCGAATCCGATGCCCAGCTCACCCAGACCGGCAATGCCATCGGCTCCTTCGCCTATATGGCTCCCGAACGGTTCGAGCACAATGTGTCGGTGTCGCCGGGCGCGGATATCTACGCGCTGGCGTGCGTGCTCTACGAGGCGCTCACCGGGCTGCCGCCGTTCCTGGTGGAGGGCAATCTGGCCACCATTCGCGCCCACATGCTGACCCCGCCGCCGCGGCCCAGCGTCCGCTCGGGGGTGCCGGTGGGTCTCGATCAGGTGGTCGCCGTCGGCATGGCCAAGGAACCGGGCCGCCGGTACGCCAGCGCCGGGCAGCTGGCGCGGGCCGCCCGCGCGGCGCTGCAGCGGGCCGCGCAGGAACCCGCCCGCACCATCCCGCCCGCGCCGCCGACCCTCCCGAGTCCCGCGGTGCCGCCGAATCATTCGGGCTCGCGGTATCTGGATCTGGATCACCCGTCCGGTCCCGCGCAGCCGTACGGGGCCGTTCCGCCTCGGGGAACCAACCCTTCGGGACCCCAGCGGCTCCCCGGACCGCGCGACGTCTCGGGCTCGCAGCGCATCCCCGGTCCCGCCGCGCAGCACAGCGGTGAGCGGGTGACCGGACAGCCCGCCTACACCGGACCCGGCAACAATGATCCGACGGTGCTGCGGCAGCAGTACTTCGCCGGGCAGCCCGGCTACGCGGATCCGGCCGCGCCGCGTGAACATCCTTCCGCGCCACTGCCTTTGCCGTCGAAGCCGCGCAACAACCTGCCGTTGATCCTGGGTGCGCTGATCGGCGTCGTCCTGGTGCTGGGCGCGGTCTTGGCGTGGGCACTGCTGTCGGGTCCCTCGGGCGGCGGCAAGGACAGTGGGCCGGGCACCACGACCGGCACCACGACCGGCGCCGCGTCCGCCGGGGCCGCCACGGCGACCTCCGCCCACCCCTACACCGGCGCACCGACCACCACGCTGGCCCCGTTCACCGGCGCGGTATCCGGCACGGACGCACAGGGATTCACCGGTCAACTGCCGCGCTGCAATGCCGACGACCCGGCCATGGCGGTCGGCCGCACCGACAAATCCCGCCTGGTCGTCTGCCGTACCGCCGCCGGCCGCTTCTACTACAAGGGCCTGCGCATCAGCGACAACGCGGGCATCCAGCTCGACGACCCGGTCCCCGACGGCACCGGCGGCTACACCGTCACCAACCCCACCGACGGCACCGAGTACCGCATCACCGCCTACAGCCTGGTCATCACCAACGGCGGCCAGGTCGCGGCCAATGAGTCCATGATCGAATACGCGCACCGCTGA